In Deltaproteobacteria bacterium, the DNA window GAAGGAGGATGATCATTATGTGCGTCATGGTGACCAAGGATGCCCCGGATTTTACTGCAACAGCTGTGATGCCGGACAACAGCTTTCAGGATCTCACCCTGTCATCTTACAGGGGCAAGTATGTCGTTCTCTTTTTCTATCCCCTTGACTTCACATTTGTCTGCCCGTCCGAGATCCTCGCCTTTGACAAGGCCATCGATGAGTTTCGCAAGAGAAACTGTGAGGTCATTGGCGTCTCAGTGGATTCCCATTTCACGCATCTTGCCTGGAAGAAAACGCCAGTCGAGAAGGGCGGCCTTGGAAATATCCGCTATCCGCTCGTATCCGACCTTTCCAAGTCCATCTCCCTTGCCTACAGCGTCCTTCTTGAAGGGGGGCTGGCCCTTCGGGGGCTCTTCCTTGTGGACAAGGAGGGAAAGATCAGACACATGGTCGTAAATGATCTTCCCATTGGGCGGAGCGTTGACGAGGCCCTGCGGGTCCTCGACGCCCTCCAGTTCCATGAAAAGTATGGAGATGTCTGCCCTGCCAACTGGAAGCCCGGCGAGGAGGCCATGAAACCTACGGACGAGGGTGTATCAGCCTATCTGGCCAAGCACTTCAAGTAATCTTGATGGTCTTGCAGAAAGTGCCTGACTCGTCATGCCGGCCTTGATCCGGCATCCAGAACATCTTGAAAACACTGGATTTCGGCCATGCCGGAATGACGCCGAACTGAAATCTTTGAGTTTTTGCGACGCCATCATAACTTGCTACAAGGCCGTGTCCGCGCCGTTTAGGAAAGGGTACGGACACGGCGCACATCAGAAGAAAGGAGGAGATTCGGGTCATGAGCGGGGGAAAAGAAGGCATTGGAAAGATGAAGTGGGTTGGGGTGGCTGTTGGATGCATTGTGGCCGGGATGTTTTCCGGGAATCTGGCCCAGGCAGGCCAGGAAGGCAGATTCAAGTATGAGGACTTCAAGAAGCCGGATTACTGCGGGAGCTGTCACAAAGAGATCTATCAGGAATGGCAACAGAGCCTCATGTCTCAGTCCTACACCCATGAATGGGACGAGATCGAGTATTTCAAGCTCGCCCTTCCCCATTCTCAAAAGCTCGAAAAGGTGGCGGGCGTAAAGAGCGGATGCATTGCCTGTCATGGCCCGCTCGCATATCTCACTGGAGATATCCCCCCCAAGCCAGTCTCAGCGGGAACAAGGGTGAATGAGGGAGTGAGCTGCGAGATCTGTCACCACATCACAGGCACGACAGAGGCGGTTCCATTCAACTTCAGCTTCACGATCGATCCGAACGGCACCAAACGCGGCCCAAGAAAGGACGTAAAGTCCCCGGCCCACGGCGTGGCCTATTCGGAATTCACCCAAAGCCCAGAGCTATGCGCCACCTGTCACGACGAGCAGAGCCCTTACG includes these proteins:
- a CDS encoding peroxiredoxin; translated protein: MIMCVMVTKDAPDFTATAVMPDNSFQDLTLSSYRGKYVVLFFYPLDFTFVCPSEILAFDKAIDEFRKRNCEVIGVSVDSHFTHLAWKKTPVEKGGLGNIRYPLVSDLSKSISLAYSVLLEGGLALRGLFLVDKEGKIRHMVVNDLPIGRSVDEALRVLDALQFHEKYGDVCPANWKPGEEAMKPTDEGVSAYLAKHFK